From Faecalicatena sp. Marseille-Q4148:
TGAAATATAAAATTTTAAGAGCACAGAAAGCGCCGCTGTCGCAGCAGATAGAAGCTCTGGTAAATTTCAAAAAATCAGAATATGTTGAGAAATGGGCATTTGAACTTGCTAAATTATACCATGAAGCCGGAATGACAGCGGAGTGTCTGGAGGAATGTGATGATCTAATCCTGTGGTTTAGCGAAGGAAAGTATGTCTATCAGGCGATGGAACTTAAGATGCGCTATAAACCACTGACACCGGCACAGCAGGAAAAATATCGTCAGAGAAGTGAAGAAAAGAATTCTCGTTTTGGAAAGATTGCAACGATTCGCAGGGAACTTCCTCCGGAAGCAAAGCTGCAGTCAGAAAAGACAGAAAAAGATATTGACAGTGAGGTTGCAGAAACAGAGCCGGCAGAAGAACAACGGGAAGTGATTTCTGAAAAAGTTCACAAGTCAGGTAAGAAGTCAGTAAATGAAGGTAATGAAGAAGATGTGAAGGAAAATCATGTAAAACGTTCTTCTTCAGAGGTGAGACGTATGGGAACACAGGAAGCATTTATTAAAGCAGCAGGATCTAAATTTGCAGAGGAACCTGAAAAAAAAGGTGTTACGGGAGATACGATTGCGAATGCATTTGTATCAGGAGTTGAAGTTGCTAATAAAAAAGCAGGAATTGAAGAACCAAATAGAAGAAAATCAAATCTATCTCAAAAAACGGGAACAATGAAGATTGAAGAGATTTTGCAGAACTGGGAAGCACAACAGAGAGAAGCAGCAAGAACAATTGAAGCTGAGAAGGAAAGATATAAAGAAGAAAAGCAAAAGAAAGTAGGTCAGGACACAGTGCAGATTCTTTCCGCAGATATCCAAAAGCTTTTGGATGAGTTGGAAGGAAAAGAATCAGAAAAAGATGATTTGATGTTTGAGATGCCAGAGGAAGAGGCAACAGAGGAACTTACATCGGAAGAAATTGATGATTTATTAGAGGAACCGGAAGAAGAACCTGAGCTCGAAAATAAGGCAGATCTTGTTGAAACACTTTTTGTGTTAGATGAAGAGGAAGATCTCGATGAAATTGCTGATGAAGAAGAATTCGATGATGCAGATGAGCCTTATGAAATAGATGAAGATTTTCTTGAAAGTGATGAAGAACTTGACCTGATGGAAGAAGACGAAGAAGACTTTGAATTGTCAGAATGGGAAGAAGGCGAGGAAGACCTTGAATTGTCTGAATGGGAAGAAGGCGAGGAAGATCTTGAACTGTCTGAATTAGAAGAAAATGGGGAAGAGCTTGAGTTGTCAGAATTAGAAGAAGACGAAGAAGACTTTGAACTGTCTGAATTAGAAGAAGACGAGGAAGACCTTGAAGAAGATGAATTTGATGCGGATTATGAAGTAGAAGATGACTTTTTTGAGGACGAAGCAGAAACTGATTTCCCGGAAGATGAAGAGGATGATTTTATAGAGAATCCAACTCCAATGGAAGAGCCAGATGAAGATGATGAGGATGATTTCGAAGATTACGAAGAAGATTCTGAAGACGAAGATGATGAGTATGAAGAAGAGTTAGACTTTGATGAAGACGAGGAAGACCTGGACTTTGAAGAGGAGGAAGATTACGAAGAAGAATCGGACTTCGAAGAGGAGGAAGATTACGAAGAAGAATCGGACTTCGAAGAGGAGGAAGATTACGAAGAAGAAACTGACTTTGATGAGTATCCAGAAGAGGAATATGAGGAGTTAGAAGAAGAGATTGAAGAAGAGGAAGAGCCGATTGAGGAGATCGAAGAAATTGAAGATACGCAAAGTATGATCAAACGTTCTCCGGGTGGTGTTGTTCTTGATACAGGATTTGTTGTGCAGGGACGCTATGACCTTGAAGCGCAGAGTGAGATTGGGCTGAAAGCCGGTCTGACAGAAGAGCAGAAGAAGTTATTCTCTTATTTCGTTCCGGTGCGCGGCATGAGTGAGCAGATTGTAGATGTGCTTGAGGCTGATAAGAGATGTAAGAAGAGATTCGGAACATCACGCACAGGAAATATTGTTATTGTCGGCCGTAAGGGAACCGGTAAGACCGTTCTTGCAGTAGATGTTGTCAAAGCGATTCAGAAGGCAAGAAAAATTAAACATGGCAAAGTTGCTATTGTAACAGGAGAGGCATTGAATAAAAAAGATGTTTCCGATGTAGTTGATAAGTTGCATGGAGGCGCGCTGATTATTGAACGTGCGGGAAGAATGAATTCCAGAACGGTTCGTGAATTAAATGAACTGATGGAAGAACAGACGGGTGAACTTCTTTTTGTTCTTGAGGAACAGAGGAAACCACTTGATAAATTGATGAATGCAAATCCGGCATTTAAAAAGAAATTTACATCAAGATTGGAACTTCCGGTATTTATTAATGATGAGCTTGTAACATTTGGACAGACATACGCAAAAGAGAATGGATACCGAATTGATGAGATGGGTATTCTGGCGCTGTACAGTAAGATCGATATGATGCAGAAAGAAGACCATGCGGTAACAGTTGCGGAAGTAAAAGAGGTAATGGATGCTGCGATTGCTCATTCTCAAAAAGCAAATGTAAAACATCTTGTAAAGAGAGTGTTCAAAAAAGGAACGGATGAATCTGATAGAATTATTTTGAAGGAAGACGATTTTAAATTGTAAAATATCAAAAAATATCCGGCTGAAGCAAAGAAGAGAGGTTTGTAAAATGAGAAAATCATTTGTCAAACCTCTTTCTTTTTATGTTGGGGTAAAGTATAATATGTATATTAGAGAAATCCAGGGAGAGTGGAGAGTATGGCAAAACAGATAAAGAAAAAAGCATTTGAAATTGGGGAACTTGATCAATATTTGTTTGGTCAGGGAACACATTATGAGATTTATAAGAAAATGGGAGCCCATAAGGTAAAGAGCGGAAGAAAGACTGGTGTTTATTTTGCAGTATGGGCGCCGCATGCAAAACGCGTTTCTGTTGTGGGAGATTTTAATGACTGGGATACGACAGCAGACATTATGACAAGGGAGGAACCACTTGGAATTTATACGCTTTTTATTCCCGGAGTAGAAGAGGGAATGTTGTATAAATATTGCATTGAGACGCAGAATGGGGATTTGTTGTTTAAAGCAGATCCATTTGCCAATTATGCGGAGATGCGTCCGGGAACAGCATCTCGTGTAACGGATATTTCCAATTTAAAATGGACTGATAATACATGGATGGAGAATCGTAAGACATGGAACCAGGATGAGACTCCAGTTTCCATCTATGAAGTACATATCGGTTCCTGGCGGAGAAGACCGGGAGCGGAAGATGAGGGATTCTATAATTACAGACAGTTTGCCCGTGAGATTACAGAGTATGTGAAAGAGATGGGCTATACTCACATTGAGCTGATTGGGATTGCAGAGCATCCGTTTGACGGTTCCTGGGGATATCAGGTAACAGGCTATTATGCGCCGACTGCGCGCTACGGAACACCGGAAGATTTTGCATATATGATTAATTATCTTCATAAGAACAAAATCGGAGTGATTCTTGACTGGGTTCCGGCACATTTCCCAAGAGATGCACATGGACTTGCAAACTTTGACGGAACACCGACATTTGAATATGCAGATCCGAAGAAGGGAGAACATCCGGACTGGGGAACAAAGATATTCGATTACAGTAAGAATGAAGTAAAGAACTTTTTGATTGCCAATGCATTGTTTTGGCTTGAATATTTTCATGTAGATGGTTTGCGGGTAGATGCCGTTGCATCTATGCTTTATCTTGATTATGGAAAACAGAGCGGGCAATGGGTACCGAACAAGTATGGCGGTAATGAGAATTTAGAGGCGATTGAGTTCTTCAAACATCTAAATTCCTGCGTACTTGGACGTAATCCGGGAGCTATGATGATCGCGGAAGAATCAACAGCCTGGCCGAAGGTAACCGGGAAACCGGAAGATGACGGATTAGGATTTAGTATGAAGTGGAATATGGGATGGATGCATGATTTTACAGAATATATGAAGCTGGACCCGTATTTCAGGAAGGGCTGTCATTATCAGATGACGTTTGCCTCAAGCTATGCATACAGTGAGAAATATATTCTTGTGTTATCCCATGACGAAGTAGTGCATTTGAAATGCTCCATGCTGAATAAGATGCCGGGACTTGGATTTGATAAGTTTGCAAACCTAAAAGTAGGGTATGCATTTATGATTGGACATCCGGGCAAAAAGCTTTTGTTTATGGGACAGGATTTTGCTCAGCTTCGCGAATGGAGTGAGGAGCGGGAACTGGACTGGTATCTGCTGAGCGAGGAGAACCATCAATATCTGCAGAATTTCACGAAGGATCTGTTCCGTCTGTATCATAAGAACAAAGCACTATATGAACTTGATACAGTTCCGGAAGGATTTGAATGGGTAAATGCAGATGATAAGGACAGAAGTATTTTCAGTTTCATCAGACATTCTAAGGATAATAAGAAAAATCTTTTGTTCGTATGCAATTTTACTCCAATGGCACGCGAAGACTATCGCGTAGGTGTTCCGCGAGGAAAACAATACAAATTGATTCTTAACAGTGATGATAAGAAGTACGGCGGAAGCGGAGCAGAGAGACCGCTTGTGTATAAGGCAAAGAAGAAAGAATGTGATGGAAGACCATATTCTTTTGCGTATTCTCTGCCGCCGTATGGAGTTGCCGTATTTGAATTTTAGAAAGCGTATGGGCTAATAAGTTTGCTTTACTGTTATTTTTTGTTTCGACAGCAAAGGTGTGCCAGCGCATCGGCTGCCTCGTTGAAAGAGCGCTGAAGCTGGCAGAGACAACGATTCCATTTTGGTTTGTCATATAGGAATCTGCAAAAGCGGAAACGAAAATGATTATGATACATAAAAATCTGCCGTGGTCGTTCTTGATAATAAGATATGCGACTGCGGCAGATTTATTTCTTAAGGTTTTGCAATTAATTTGTGAATTGGATTGCCAAGGGCAGAGAATTTGGCCTCGTATTCTGTCATGACATTTCCTTCATTCATGGTAGGATCGTTATGAAGGTCAAAGGTGTGGCCGAGTAATGTCCATCCTGCTTCGGGAATCTGTTCAAGCGAGAAGTCAAAGAGTGGACGATTATCTGTTTTGAATTCCAGAATGCCATCTTTGTTTAGAACCGGGGCATATTTTGTAAGAAAATTAACGGAAGTCAGACGGCGTTTGGCATGGCGTGCTTTTGGCCATGGATCAGAAAAGTTCAGATAAATGCGTCCGATTTCTTCCGGGGAAAATACATCCTGAATATCCCCGGCATCCATACAAATGAAACGAATGTTGGTCAGATGACAGAATTCTTCAGAATCATATTTCTCGAGTGCGCGCAGCAACACACTGGAATAGCGCTCAATTCCGATGTAGTTGATTTCGGGATTCTGTTTTGCGAGTGTAAGAATAAATTGTCCTTTTCCCATGCCGATTTCGATGTGGATCGGATGATTGTTCTGGAAAACAGAAGACCATGTTCCACGGTTGGCAGTTTCATTTTTTATTGCGATTGGATGATTCAAAATTACTTCATCCGCACGCGGAATATTACGAAGTCTCATAATAACTATACTCCTTGTGGTTTTCTAATAAATGTTGTTTCAGAGTTTGTGTTTAACTCTTTTATAATAGAAGATTTTTGATTGTTCGACAAGTATTTTCTGTAGGAAGAAGAGGAATTTCGATAGGAAAGATAACGTGTGAAAGAAAAATGACAAAACTATGAAAAAGTGAGAAGAAATTTAAGAAAAAATAAAAAAGTTCTTGCTTTTCCAAATTCTATGGTATATAATATCACTTGTGTTAAGAACTGAATACAATTTGCACCATTAGCTCAGTTGGTAGAGCAGTAGACTCTTAATCTATTTGTCCAGGGTTCGAGTCCCTGATGGTGCACTTGAAGCACTGTTTTTGATGAATGTACATCGGGGACGGTG
This genomic window contains:
- the glgB gene encoding 1,4-alpha-glucan branching protein GlgB, producing MAKQIKKKAFEIGELDQYLFGQGTHYEIYKKMGAHKVKSGRKTGVYFAVWAPHAKRVSVVGDFNDWDTTADIMTREEPLGIYTLFIPGVEEGMLYKYCIETQNGDLLFKADPFANYAEMRPGTASRVTDISNLKWTDNTWMENRKTWNQDETPVSIYEVHIGSWRRRPGAEDEGFYNYRQFAREITEYVKEMGYTHIELIGIAEHPFDGSWGYQVTGYYAPTARYGTPEDFAYMINYLHKNKIGVILDWVPAHFPRDAHGLANFDGTPTFEYADPKKGEHPDWGTKIFDYSKNEVKNFLIANALFWLEYFHVDGLRVDAVASMLYLDYGKQSGQWVPNKYGGNENLEAIEFFKHLNSCVLGRNPGAMMIAEESTAWPKVTGKPEDDGLGFSMKWNMGWMHDFTEYMKLDPYFRKGCHYQMTFASSYAYSEKYILVLSHDEVVHLKCSMLNKMPGLGFDKFANLKVGYAFMIGHPGKKLLFMGQDFAQLREWSEERELDWYLLSEENHQYLQNFTKDLFRLYHKNKALYELDTVPEGFEWVNADDKDRSIFSFIRHSKDNKKNLLFVCNFTPMAREDYRVGVPRGKQYKLILNSDDKKYGGSGAERPLVYKAKKKECDGRPYSFAYSLPPYGVAVFEF
- the trmB gene encoding tRNA (guanosine(46)-N7)-methyltransferase TrmB — translated: MRLRNIPRADEVILNHPIAIKNETANRGTWSSVFQNNHPIHIEIGMGKGQFILTLAKQNPEINYIGIERYSSVLLRALEKYDSEEFCHLTNIRFICMDAGDIQDVFSPEEIGRIYLNFSDPWPKARHAKRRLTSVNFLTKYAPVLNKDGILEFKTDNRPLFDFSLEQIPEAGWTLLGHTFDLHNDPTMNEGNVMTEYEAKFSALGNPIHKLIAKP